A stretch of DNA from Coccidioides posadasii str. Silveira chromosome 1, complete sequence:
ATGCTCCTTTATTATGGTGTCACTCCATACCTGGTCTTTGACGGTGGGAGATTGCCGagtaaagattcaacagAGGAGACCAGAGCAGCCCGGCGTGAAGAGAGTAAAAGATTGGGTCTCGAGCTCTACCGAACCGGCCGTACCTCCCAAGCCCAGCAAGAATTACAAAAGGCTGTTGATGTAACCCCATACATGGCTCGGATGCTCATCGAAGAGCTGAAAAAGTTGAACGTGCAATATATCGTTGCCCCGTACGAAGCAGACGCACAGTTGGTCTATCTCGAAAAGGAGGGCATAGTCAACGGGATCATTTCCGAGGATTCGGATATGCTTGTATTCGGTGCGAAGGTCTTGCTCTCGAAGCTCGATAAGCACGGCGATTGCATTGAGATCAACAGGAGTAACTTTTCTGCCTGTCGAGACGTTAGCCTTACAGGCTGGACGGATGAAAACTTTCGGCAGATGTGCATCCTCAGCGGGTGCGACTATCTCCCTAACATTCCGAAACTCGGGTTAAAAACCGCCTATCGGAAACTTAGAAGGTACAAGACGGTGGAGAAAGTAGTCAAAATCGTGCAATTCGAAGGACAGAGTCGTGTGCCTCCGAACTATTTAGAGGAGTTCAACCGAGCAGAACTCACGTTTCTTCACCAGCGAGTCTTTTGCCCAAGAGCTAGAAAGCTGGTAACTCTTAATCCACTGCCGAATAGCGCCCACGAGGGATTGACCTTTATTGGCAATGACATCGAACCCGATATCGCGATTGGGATCGCGTGTGGTGATTTGGATCCAATCACTCAAGAAGTGATAAAGATAAATCCATCATATCCGGAGAGAGCAAGGATGGCAAACATGCGGCGTGGGACACTTCCTCTTGCTGACGAGAAGGGACAAGATAAGCCTATAAGCTCTTTTTTCACGCCCAAGCGTATTCCACTAGGAGAGTTAGATCCGAACAGCCTTACGCCTTCTCCAAGTCAGCAAGCTCTGCTTGCGCAGAATAGCCGACGTTCTTGGTCAGCCCGACAAGCCCCCACACCAACAAGCGTCCCGCGAGCTGTGTCTGCATCTGAGCGACCTCCACAAGCACCAGATGTAAATAGGGAGTCGTTCCTGTCGCGTGCTGCAACGTTAGCTCGGCCTCTGCCAGCGAAGAGGCAGCGGCTATGTTCTGATGCTGCTGAAAACGAACCCGGCACCTCAGTCGGAGAGCGTAGTCGTTTTTTCAGGGGCAACTCAATCACCTCCGAGAAGGATGCTCTAAAAGGAGCAAAATTCAAGAAGGCAAGGAAAGCAGAATTTGGAGTCTTTTCAGATGACAGCGTCGAGGATATTATGTGTTCGCTTCCTGATAGCATAGATACCGTTGCATCACTTACACCAAGTCAGGGGGACGACCGGGGTACCACGTCGACGCCGGAACCCGATGAGAAGGGGAACCCATATTCGGTCGTCTTCAGGAAGCATACTGTCACTCACCAGAGCTTGCCCACACCGTCCCCAGAATGCAGCCAGAGCCCACTGGTAAGCTCGGCCCAGGGAAACAAGAGCAACAACAACGGCAAATCAGCTTCATTGGGCCTCGAAGCTAGGTTTGCATACGTTGACGAAAACCGCCACACAAGGCACCCCGATAATGGTCGGAATGAAGAGCTCCGTAAACCGCTCCGGGAGGGCGTGGCGAATGGAGGCGGGGCAGCATACTCTCAGGTCAGCAAACCGGGGAACCGCGCACGGATGACCCCTCTGCAACGGTTACAGCAGAGTGCGCTGGGTAGATCGAAGTCGATGAACTTCTCTAAAATGAACATGACCAAGGATGGACAAGCTCAGCGTGGATACGAGTCGGACGATTCGACATCCAGGCCAACTCCGCTCGCGTCATTTGAACCGAGAGGGAGTGAAGATTTGATTGTTCCAGGCACAGACGACAGCGACGACGGATCGCTATCTAATGGGGATAAGCCACAACTATTTATGTCTTTGGATCTGAAAAAGTTTGAATTCTTCCCAAGCTGAACATCCAGGACGAAGAGGGACATTCCTTTTTGATTATGTATTAGGCTAGGTGGGGGAGAGTTTAATGATCCTGACCTTGTGACACTCTGCGTTCAGGGCACTTATTTGTTGTCACGAGTTGGTCAAGAGAGGCCAAAATGAAGCATGGCGTATGGCGTTGGTTGGATCTGTCTGTGGAAATCCATATTTATGTTGGATAAGGACCCCGTGATAGACCAGGACCTTATATGTAGAGCTTATTGAGATGCTCCATATACAAAGCATAGAAATAAAGCTAGTTCTCCCCAGACCCTGAAAGTGAAGGCTATGTATGGTAGCTTGGTCGTTGGAGATGGGATGAAGTTGAGCTGAGTCAGCAATCAAAAGCAAGTCTGACGGGCGCCCCACCGTGACAGGATGCGCTAACCAAGAGTTGCCTAGTGCATGCAATGCTCCGCGTGGGCCCCGGCTATTTTAGCGCGCGGCTGATTCTGCCAGGGCGGCAACGCGGGGTTGCCCCGGTAATACAGAgagagtacggagtacttcgcAGTGTAAAC
This window harbors:
- the EXO1 gene encoding Rad2 nuclease (EggNog:ENOG410PFQY~COG:L~BUSCO:3321at33183), which gives rise to MHRVRMLLYYGVTPYLVFDGGRLPSKDSTEETRAARREESKRLGLELYRTGRTSQAQQELQKAVDVTPYMARMLIEELKKLNVQYIVAPYEADAQLVYLEKEGIVNGIISEDSDMLVFGAKVLLSKLDKHGDCIEINRSNFSACRDVSLTGWTDENFRQMCILSGCDYLPNIPKLGLKTAYRKLRRYKTVEKVVKIVQFEGQSRVPPNYLEEFNRAELTFLHQRVFCPRARKLVTLNPLPNSAHEGLTFIGNDIEPDIAIGIACGDLDPITQEVIKINPSYPERARMANMRRGTLPLADEKGQDKPISSFFTPKRIPLGELDPNSLTPSPSQQALLAQNSRRSWSARQAPTPTSVPRAVSASERPPQAPDVNRESFLSRAATLARPLPAKRQRLCSDAAENEPGTSVGERSRFFRGNSITSEKDALKGAKFKKARKAEFGVFSDDSVEDIMCSLPDSIDTVASLTPSQGDDRGTTSTPEPDEKGNPYSVVFRKHTVTHQSLPTPSPECSQSPLVSSAQGNKSNNNGKSASLGLEARFAYVDENRHTRHPDNGRNEELRKPLREGVANGGGAAYSQVSKPGNRARMTPLQRLQQSALGRSKSMNFSKMNMTKDGQAQRGYESDDSTSRPTPLASFEPRGSEDLIVPGTDDSDDGSLSNGDKPQLFMSLDLKKFEFFPS